The stretch of DNA TATCTCGGCTCGGCGTACGTCAACGACTTCAACAAATTCGGCCGCACGTACCAGGTGCGCGTCCAAGCGGCGAAGGAGTTCCGCCTCGCCGCCGACGACATCCGCAAGCTCGAGGTCCGCAACAAGAACGGCCAAATGTTGCCTCTAGGATCGCTGGTCTCGGTGCATCGCACGCTCGGGCCGCAGGTGATCAACCGCTACAACCTCTATCCGGCCGCAACCGTCACGGGCGAAGCGGCGCCGGGGCACAGCTCGGGCGACGCCCTGCGGATCATGGAGCAGCTCGCCAGCCAGACGATGCCCGTCGGCGTCAACTACGAGTGGACCGGCATGGCCTACCAAGAGAAAAAGGTGGGCGGCGAGGCGATCTTCATCTTCGCGATCGCCATCCTGCTGGTGTACTTGGTGCTCGCCGCCCAGTACGAGAGCTGGGTCCTGCCGATCGCGGTGATCCTCGTGGTGCCGCTGGGCCTCTTGGGGGCGGTGGCGGCGGTGGCGATCCGTGGGTTCGATAACAACGTCTACACGCAGATCGGCATCGTGCTGATCATCGCGCTGGCGAGTAAGAACGCGATCCTCATCGTCGAGTTCGCCCGCGACCTCCGCCGCGACGGAGCGTCGATCATCGACGCCGCCATCCGCGCGGCGGGGATGCGGTTCCGGCCGATCATTATGACCTCGTTTGCGTTCATCCTTGGCGTGACGCCGCTAGTGTTCGCCAACGGCCCCGGCGCCGCTGGCCAGCAGGCGCTCGGCACAGCGGTGTTCGGCGGCATGATCGCCGCGACGATCCTGGCCGTCTTCTTCATCCCGATCTTCTACGTCGTGTTCCAACGCATCGACGAGTACTTCCGCGGCGCGCCGGTCAAGCCGAGCGAGAGCGTCACCGTCGGACAGACAGCGCCTTCGCACTGAATCACCAGGACGCGTTCTCTGGCAGCGAATTTTATTAACACGACGGGCACGACGAACACGACGGCCTTTCACTGGGGCGTACGTTGCCTCGCCAAACAGGCCGTCGTGTCCTTCGTGCCCGTCGTGGTTCCACTTCTCGGCAGCGCAGAATCGGTCTCATCGGTTTGGCGCGCGGAATGCATTTCTTCCGCTCGATCACCCTAAGACGCCCTCTTCGCCCCACGAACTGAACGCCGCGCCGCCAGCTGGACTTTGTTGCTGGCGGGCGTTCGGTCAGGGTGGCTTTGCGGGAAACAACTCGTCGGAACACGAATTCGACTCTTCCGCGGAACGGAACCAAGAGAGCCCACTACTGTGAAAATTGTTGACTGCGTGACCTGTGGCGGACCCTGCGAACCCTCCCATGTGCAAGGCCGCTCGCGCGAAGCCGATCGCCGCCCCACTCGGGTCTACTACAGCTGTCCGCTATGTGGGGTGGGCTATCGAGAGACCTCGGGGGACTCCAGCCGCCGCGTCGCTGCACAGTTAGCGGCGGTGAATGGTCTGCGATGAGGGCATAAAGGTTCGAGTCGGCGCGCATGACGCCTAAGGGGGAGTTACCATCAGGGATGGCCCCCTGCCCTGCGAGCGTCCCCGCCGATGTCGATCAAAGTCGCCTGCCTCGAATGCAACCGTGTCTACGAGATCCCCGATACCGCTGCCGGGCGGAAGGGGAAGTGCGAGTGCGGCGCGGTGCTCAACGTGCCGGCGAAGCCGACGCCGGTCTCCGATAAGCCTCGGCCGCCTCGGACGCTCGAAGAAGCGGCAGCGATCGCGGAGAAGCAGCGCGAGCCCGTCTACGATCCCGCAGGAATCGCCGAGCTGGCGGACCAGTCTCGCAAGGCCCGCAACGCCGAGGCCGCGGAACTCCCCGAGCCCGACATTTACGCAGACGGGGCCACGCCCCCGCCTTTGCCACCGGCCGAACAAAACAGCGCCGATGGCGAACCGCCCGCGTTGACGCCGCCGCCACTGCCGGCATTCGATTCGAGTCCGCCGGCGCCGCGGCAAGGTCCGGCAGTGGTTAGGAACTACGGCAATCTCCGTCGGCTATGTGGGGTACTGCGGCTTCAAGCCACGATCGTCCTGTGGGTGTCGATTCTCTCGGCAGTGCTGATCGTTATCGCTGCGATTGCTTCTACGGGCGATCAGATCACCGCCGCAATAAGCAGCGGCCTATGGGCTAGATTTTTCGCGATCGTCGTATTTCCCATCATCAGCGTCGCGATCGATCTAGCGATCGGCTTCACAATCTATGTGCTGCTCAACGCCATCGCCGAGTTCCTCTACGTCCAGATGGACATCGAAGAGAACACCCGCCACTAAGCACGTAATCTAGGAACCGGACGCTAAGGCGTGCCGGCTGATTGTGGCGCCAGACGCCCATTAGCCGCGGGGCCTTAGCCCCCGGTTCTCTACTCAATGCCACGCTCTCAAAACTAGGCTGCCATCGTCCGGCAGTGGCGACGCACAAAGGCCGCGTAGTCGGCGGCCGTGTCGATGCCGGTCGCGGCATGGGCCACGACGCCGACGCGGATGGTCTCGCCCGCTTGCAGCACGCGCAACTGTTCGAGCTTCTCGGCCTGCTCCAGCGGCGACGGCGGCAGATGGGGCAGCTTGGCCAAGAACTCGCGGCGATACGCGTAGATGCCCAGGTGCTGATGGAAGAGTGGTGGCTGATCCGCGGCGGTCGCCGACTGGGCGTCGCGCACGAACGGAATCGGGCTGCGGCTGAAGTAGAGCGCGCGGCCGCTGTTGTCGAAGACCACCTTCACGACGCTCGGGTCCCGCAGCCGTTCGGGGTCCGTGATCGGCGTGGCGAGGGTCGCCATCGGGGTGGTCGTGTCGGCGTCGAACTGTTCGATCAACAGGTCGATCGCCGCCGGGTCGAGCTCGGGCTCGTCTCCCTGCACGTTGACGAACAGGTCGAACTGTGGCGTGCGGCTGGCGACCTCGGCGACGCGGTCGGCGCCGCTCTGGCAGTCGGTGCTGGTCATCACCGCGGTCCCGCCAAAGCGGCGGACCTCGTCGGCGATCGCCACGTGGTCGGTCGCCACGATCACCGCGGCGGGGAGCTTGGCCCGTAACACGGCGGCGTGGGTGTGCTCCACCAAGCTGCGGCCGGTCTCACGCAACAGCATCTTGCCCGGCAGGCGGGTCGAAGCCATCCGGGCGGGGATCACAACGCAGGTGCGGGGAGCGGCCATGCTGTCCGTGGCGAGAGCCATACAATCGGTTGCGGGGGCGAGCCATCCTTGGAACTTGGGGCCCATTTCGTACGTCAAAACGCCGATTCCGGACAGGTCGATTCCGTAAATACGCCCCGTATCTGTCTTTATCGCTGACGCCCCGGGACTTAGACTCCGCATTCATCCCCCACCACCAGCCCGCGACGTCGCCTTGGCAAGGCCGCCAGCGCCGTCGATTTAGAGGAAACCCGCGTCTATGTGCGGCATCGTTGGCTACATCGGCCCGAACCGGGCGACCGATTTCCTGCTCGAGGGACTCCGCCGCCTGGAGTACCGCGGCTACGACAGCGCGGGGGTCGTCACTTTCGAGGACGGCGGCAGCCTCGCCGTCACCAAGACCACCGGCCGCATCGAACGGCTCGCCAGCGCCCTGCAAGTGACGCCCCACGAGGGGAACATCGGCATCGGCCACACCCGCTGGGCGACGCACGGCCCCGCTACCGACTCCAACGCACACCCGCACTTGGGCGGCGACCGCGTGCTAGCCCTGGTGCATAACGGCGTCATCGAGAACTACCAGGTTCTTCGTCAAAAACTCTCCGAACGCGGCTACACATTCCGCAGCGACACCGACACTGAGGCCGTCGCCCACCTTGTGGCGTTCGAACTCGAACAGTTACTCGCAGCCCAGGCCGAGGGGGAACTGCCTGACATCGACGACCCGCACCGCATCCTCGTGGAGGCGGTCCGCGCCGCCACGAGTCAGCTCCGCGGCACGTACGGCTTGGCGATCGTGTTCCGCGACTGGCCCGACGTGATGATCGCCTCTCGGCTCGGCAGCCCGCTGGTGATCGGCGTCGGCGACGGCGAGCACTTCTTGGCGAGCGACGGCTCGCCGCTCGCCGGGCACACCGACCGGATCGTTTATCTGGCGGACTACGAGATCGCCGTCCTCACGGCCGGCGCCATTCGCGTTTTGGGGCGTGACTCGGCGCTCGTTGTGCACAGCGTCGAGGCGTTAGAGATCGACGCCAGCCAAGTCGAGCTGGGCGGTTTCCCCCACTTCATGCTCAAGGAGATCTTCGAGCAGCCCGAGACAATCCGCAACGCGATGCGGGGGCGGCTCGACAAGGACTCCGCAACCGCCGTCTTCGGAGGCCTCAACCTCGAGCCGCGGCAGCTCCGCTCGATCGACCGCATGATCCTCACCGCCTGCGGCACGAGCTGGCACGCCGCCTTGGTGGGTGAGTACATCATCGAAGAGTTCGCCCGCTTGCCGGTCGAGGTCGAGTACGCCAGTGAACTGCGTTACCGCAACCCGCCCATGTCGCCATTGACGCTGCTGCTGGCGATCACCCAAAGCGGCGAGACGATCGACACGCTAGCCGCCCTGCGCGAGATGAAGCGCAAAGGGCATCGGTCGTTGGCCATCTGCAACGTCGTCGGCAGCACCATCGCCCGCGAAGCGGACGGCGGCGTCTACCTGCACGCCGGCCCCGAGATCGGCGTCGCGTCGACCAAGGCGTTTACGTCGCAATGTGTCGTGCTGGCGATGCTCGCCTTGCACTTGGGCCGGCTGCGTCATCTCAGCTACGAGGCGGGGCTGCGGATCATTGACGAGCTCGAGGCTCTTCCCGAGGCCGTCGAGAAGGCTCTCGAAACGAATGACATCGCCCGCCGTGTCGCGGGGCAGTTCTCCGGCTGCGACAACTTCCTGTATCTCGGTCGCCAGTTCAATTTCCCGACGGCGCTCGAAGGCGCCCTCAAGCTCAAAGAGATCAGCTACATCCACGCTGAGGGCTACCCGGCGGCGGAGATGAAGCACGGCCCGATCGCTCTGGTGGACGAGCACACCCCCAGCGTCTTCATCGTCCCGCAGGGGGCGGTTTACGACAAAGTCCTCGCCAACATGGAAGAGATCCGCGCCCGTGGCGGCCCGGTGATCGCCATCGTCGACGAACAAGATGAGCGGGCCAGCGAGATCGCCGACGAGGTGATCCGCGTCCCCGCCGTGGCCGACTACCTCCAACCGATCGTCACGGCGATCCCGCTACAGCTACTCGCTTATCACATCGCGGTCCTGCGGGGTTGTGATGTGGATAAACCACGCAATCTAGCGAAGAGCGTCACCGTCGAGTGAGGCGGCTTACGCCCCCCGAAGCCGGTTAATTTGCCGCGACCGGTGGGGTTCGCTACGATCATCGATAGCAAGCGACCCCTTCGCCGCCCCCCTGCCCCATTTCATGGCCCGCTCGTCGCGAGTCCGACCTCCCGACCAAGCCCCGTTCCTCTCCTCATCGGTCGCCGACCGCTGGTCGGCCCCCCTGGGCGTTTGGGCGGGAGCCCCGGTCAGGCTCCATGTGTCGCTCGCGGTGGTGATTGTGCTCGCGGCCGGCGCCTGTGTGCGGTCGGGTTCGGCGACCGGTTGGCTCGTCCTCGCCGCGTACCTGGTCAGCCTGAGCCTCCACGAGACGGCCCACGTCCTGGCCGCCAGCCGGCTCCGCGGAGCGGCGCAGCGGCGGATGCTTTCGGCTCCCTTGCTGTTGGGACCCTTCGGCGGCATGACCTTCCGCTGCCCCTCGATCGACCCCCGCGAACGCGTCTTTGTTGCGATGGCGGGGCCGCTGGCGAGCCTGGCGATCGTCGTATCGGCCGTCTGTTGCTTGGCTGCGGTAGAAGGCCCCAACGTCAAGCCACTCGCTCCATCCGTCATTACCGAACCCCTGACGCTCCTTCACGGCGATGTAGTGACCACGCCGCTGGGCTTGGTGGCGGTAGCGCTGGTGCTCGTGAATTGGCCGCTGTTCTTGGTGAACCTGGCGCCGGCTAGCCCGTTCGACGGCGCCGACGCGCTCCGATCCTGGGGCGAGCTCTGGATGCCCGGCCGCGCCGCGCGGGACGCCACCTGCGCCGCCGGACTGCTCGTTGCGGCAGCGCTGCTCGCGGTCGGCGGGGCGCTAGCGCTGACCGACCTGAATCTGCCGTGGCTTGGGGCGTCGCTAGCCGCTTTGGCGGTGCTGGTCGGCTTCGGCGCAGTCGCCGACGCCAACGCACCGGCGACGCCGCTTGCCTGGCTGCCTCCGAACGACGACGACTACGTCGGCGCGTCGCTCCGCGACGTCCGAGTCGAGCCCGCTACCGCCTCGCGGTATGACCACGACGCGTACCCTCTCGACGAGGACATCGACGATTACTCGGTCGATCGCTTCGACGAGACCCAGGTCGACGACATCCTGGCGAAGGTCCATGTAGCCGGCGTTCACAGCTTGACCGCCAACGAGCGAGCGATCCTCGAACGCGCCAGCCAGCGTTTCCAGCAGCGCCGCCGCCCGCTGGACTGAGCCGCCTTTCGGCACGGCCGTTCTGGCCGCCCGGGCGAGGTCATAACCTCCCCAACCGCTACGGCCGGACCGCGGTTCCTGTGATCTCCGTAGGCGCCCCATCGGGCGTTGGCGGCGCCATCCGGTGCGTCGTAGCGTTTGGGCGACCTCTCTCTGCCACTGCTGAATTACCCGGTGGTCGGGACGCTTCGCTACAGGCGTGCAACATGGTGACGACTGCTGAACCGCTGAGTGCAACGAAGCCGACGCTGCCGCGCGAGCTTTCGAGCGACTCCCTCGTGGACCGCCTCGAAGCGGCCTTTCGGCAGTCGTTCGCAGTGCTTGACGTGACACGTGGCGCCCTGGAGCGTGTGACGCCCGACTGGCCGCGTGTCGATATCTTCCGCTGGGCGTCACTCTGCGAACACGTCGCGCGAAGGGGTCGGCCGGAGGTCATCGAGGACCACTCGCCTCTGCTGCTGCTCGCAACGCCGTTGCCGCCCGAAGAGTTGTCACCGTCGAGGATCGCCGTTGCCGTGCTGCTGACGGAGGCCAACCCCTCACCGGCTGCGCTGGAGTCGGCCGCCCGGGCGTTCGGCGTCGATGGAAAGCAACTGACGCAGTGGGCCGCCGGGCGTCGGGCGTGGCCCGCCCACGCCGCGCTGCCGCTGGCGACAGCGATCGTCGAGTCGCTCGTCGCGCAGCAATCGGTGTCTTCGATGAAGAACCAACTCTCCGAAGTCTCCGGGCAACTGCTCGCGACCTTTGAAGAGCTGAACCTGCTCCACCAGATGACCGAAGGGCTCTCGCTCGGCCGTCACGAGCGTGAGCTGCTCGACCAAGCCGTCGATTGGCTCGCGGAGATCATCGCGAGCGACTGCGTTGTCGCCCGTCTCGACGGGACGCCCGCCCACACGACCATCGCGGGGCGTTACACCCCGATCGCCGCGGACCAGCTCAGCGAATTCTTCGGCCGCCTCGGTCCGCAGGCGCAGCGGCGGTCGCTGGTGTTGAATCACGACCGCACCAGTTCGCCGACTTGGGCTTACCCCGAGGTGCGCGAGGTCGTCACCGCTCCGATCCTCTCGAACGGCGAGCCGATCGGCTGGCTTGGCGCTCTTAACTACCGGCCGAAGCGTGGCGCTTATGGCGGCGGATTCGGCGCCGTCGAGGGAAGCCTCCTGTCGAGCGTCGCGACGCTAATCGGCGTCCACGCCGGCAACCGCGACCTGTTCGAACAGCGTAAACAACTCTTCGATAGCGCGGTCTACGCCCTCACCTCGGCGATCGACGCCAAGGACCCCTATACCTGTGGCCACAGCGACCGCGTCGCCCGCGTCGCGGTGCGGCTCGCCAAACAGATGGGCTGTGGGGCGGACGAGCTGAACGCCCTCTACCTCGGCGGCCTGCTGCACGACATCGGCAAGATTGGCATCGACGACGCCGTCCTCCGCAAGCCGGATAAGCTGACGGACGACGAGTACGATCAGATCAAGCTGCACCCAACCCTCGGCGAGCAGATCCTGCAAGGAGTGCCGCAACTCGCGCACGTGCTGCCGATCGTCCGCCACCACCACGAAACGTGGGACGGTAACGGCTACCCCGATCGGCTCGTGACCGACGCCTGCCCGAAGCTCGCCCGCATCACGGCGGTCGCCGACGCGATCGACGCGATGGGCAGCGACCGACCGTACCGCAAGGGGATGCCGATCGAAGAGGTCGAGTCGATCCTCCGCCGCGGCGCCGGCAAGCAGTGGGACCCGAACGTGGTCGCCGCTTACTTCGCCGCCCGCGAAGACGTGCAGGCGATCTGCCGCATCGAACGCGAGCCACACGACCTCGACGTCGGCCGCTGGAGCGAAGGGGACGCTTGTCCCTTGGAAGAAACCCACACCTGATCGCCCACCTCTAGCTCGCCTCCACTGTGCGCCTCCGCGTCTCTGCGCGAGACTTCATCGCGTAGCTTGCTTGGTCGGCGCTGTTCATGCGGGAGCGATCGCCGCTCGCAAGCCATCCACGCGTAGCTCGCCGCCGGGGCCGCTGTGCTCGCGGCGGACATACGCCAGGGCAATTGCGCCGCCCTCGGTCGCCACACTCGAAGTGACCCGGCCCACCGGTTTCGCATCAAGCATCAACTCAACGCCCGGCAACGGCGTGCCGTCTTCGATCCGCACACAACGCAACAGCCAGTTCACCCGGCCCAACGCGTCGATACGGGCGACCGGCTCTTGGCCCAAGTAACAACCCTTCGTGAACGAGATCGACCGGTCGTTGCGATCGACCTCTTGTGGCAAGTTGCGGTCATCGACGTCAACGCCGTCCAGCGGCACGCGCAACGCGATCCGCGTTTGCTTGAACGCTTCGGCCGTCATCAACCGTCCCTCGACCGCTTCGGCGTCGAGCGCCGCGACAACGCCGGCGCCGAACGCATCGACTCGCACCGTCAACGCCGACGCGACGCCGCGCCCGATTGTCCAAACGCCCGGCGGGACGAGCTTCAGGTCAACCTTCTCACGAATCAGGTAGCGATCGAGGTGCGCGTGCAAACGATCGCAGTGATCGGACGACAACAGCACGACATAGCGCTCGGCGTCGGTGCGCGAGACCCAGCCGTAGGCCTGGACATGCGCCTTGACGTCGAGGAACATCGCCTCGCAAGACTCCCCATCGGCGAGCTTGAGCACGTCGTTGGTGCAGAGGTTCTGCAGGAACTTTCCCGCGTCGCGGCCGACCGCTTCGATCGCTGACCAGCCCTCGACACGGGCGTAGGCGTCTGGCGAAGTCATTGCCGGTTGGCTCCGTCGGTGAAACGGACATGCTGGGCCTCTTCAAGAACGGTGCAGTCCTCGAAACGGTTCACGAGCCGCTGCAATTCCTCCATGCCCGCGACGGGAGCAATGCCCAGCGGTTCGACCTCGTCGGGATCGAGCAGGCTGCGGAGAAACACCGGGCCGTTCTGCAACGCTTGCAGCACCCGCCACGCGGCGAGCGCCTCGTCGCCCGACTCGGCCGCGAGCGCCGCGGCGAGCTCGTCGGGGTCGTCGGCCTCGGTGAGCAGGGCGAGCCTTTCGCCGATCGGCTCGGCCAGCTCGCTCCAAACGGCGATGACGCCGCCCGATCGCACGAGCCGTTCCGCCGCCGATAGCGCCTTGCCAACCGAGGACCAGGTCTGCTGGTCGGCGCCGCCGCTGATGACGGCGAGCACCACGTCGGCCGGTTCGGCGAGCGGCGTCCGCCACGCCTCGCGGCTAACATCGGCGGCCGCGGCGGTCACTTGCTCGGGGTCGCCCGCCAGGACGCTGGCGACGCCGCCGCCGGGGCCGGGCACCGCGCGGAGCACCAGCGGCGCGCCGACGATCCAGCCCGCCTGGTCCGCCGCCGCACGCCGCGCCGACTGCCGTGCGCCCAGGGCGCTGGCGTCGTTCACGGTTCGCACTTTGCGGAAGCGGTCGATCGTTTCGCGGTCGAAGAAGTCCGGGAACAACCCGTCATACGCGCCGCCCGCCTCGTCGGTCGCGGCGATGTCGCCGGTGGTCGCCTCGGCCGAGATCGGCAGCACCACATCCGCCTCGAAGACGGTGCGGTTCACCAGCAGCGGCTTGTCCCCCTTCGCCAGCCCCGCGAAGCAGAGCGTGTCGTCGCCCGACGGGTCGTGCGACTCGACCAGCACGCCCGACGCCACCTCGTGGCTCAACGCCTCTTCAAGCGGCACGGCGTCGCGCACCGAAGCGGTGACGACTTTGATGTGGCGGCGATCAATCCCGGCGGCGGCAAACGCGGCGATCGCACCCGCCACCAACGGCCCCGCGGCCGGCAAGCCGTGGCCGACCGCGATCGCGATGCGGTCGTCGGGCGTCACGCACTGCGCAAGCGGCGGCAGTCCCAGCGGACTCTGCAGCGCGTCGATCGCCAGCTTGGCAATCGTCTCCACGCTCGGCGCCACGGCCTCACAACGCAGCCGTTCGAGCGGCAGCGTGTCGGTCATCTCAGGCGGGGCGCCGCAGCGTAACGCGGTGACGTTCACTTAAACTTTGGTCCTGTGGAATTGCGTCGTAAGCGTAAGAACCGGACGCTAAGGCGTGCCGGCTGATCCCGCCAGCAAGCTTATCAGCCGCGGGGCCTTAGCCCCCGGTTCGATCACTTTAGGATGAATTGGTTTTAGGAAGGAGATAGGGGGATGTTGGTGATAGGGGGGATCGCAAGCGGGGGGGGTGAATTGCGCCGCGCAGCGAAACGCCTCTTGTAAGGCATGCGGTTCGTAGCGCCTCTGGAGATCGTAGAAAGCATTCGCAAAGCGACTGCCCCCAAATCTCCACCAGCACCTACGAACCACATCGCTACCAGAACACATCAAAATCTCGTTGCTCTCAACCACCCGCTTGCGATCCCCCCTATCACCAACATCCCCACCATCTCCTTTCAATCGCGAAACGCAAACACTTGGTTACAGCGCCTCGATCACCATCCGCCCAATCTCATCCGTCCCATAACCGCTGCGGTCAAGATTCTTACCAGCGAACTTGGGCGTCACCTTGCGGACCGCGGCGCCGATGCACTCGCCCGCCTTGATCGCCGCGGCGTTGCTCTTGATGCGGCCCGTCTCACGCAGCAAGAGGCCGAGCGAGTCGATCGTGGCGATTGGGTTGGCGACGTTCTGGTTCGCAATGTCGGGCGCCGAGCCGTGCACCGGCTCGAACATGCCGGGGGCGACGCCGTCGGGGTTGAGGTTGCCGCTGCTGGCGATCCCCATGCCGCCCGCGATCGCGGCGCCGAGGTCGGTGATGATGTCGCCGAACATGTTCGGCACCACGATCACGTCGTAGACCTCGGGCTTGGCGACCATGTACATGCAGCACGCGTCGACGTGGTGGTACGCCGTCTCGACACCCGGGTACTCGGCCGCCACTTCTTGGAACGCGCGGTGCCAGGTGTCGCCGGCGAACGTCAGGACGTTCGTCTTGTGGACCAGCGTCAGGTGCTTGCGCTGGCGGGTCTTCGCCAACTCGAACGCGTAGCGGATGCAGCGCTCGACGCCGAAACGCGTCGAGATCATCGTCTGCGTCGACATCTCTTGCGGCGTGCCTTTGCGGACGAAGCCGCCGACGCCGCAGTAGAGGTCCTCGGTGTTCTCGCGCACGCAGACGAAGTCGATGTGCTCGCTGGTCTTGTTCTTCAGCGGCGTCTCGATGCCCGGGTAGAGCGTCACCGGCCGCAGGTTGATGTACTGATCCATCTCGAAGCGCAGCTTGAGCAGGATTCCCTTCTCGATCACGCCGCCGGCCAGACGCGGGTCGTTCGGCAGGCCGCCGACCGCGCCGAGGAGGATCGCGTCGTACGCGCGCAACGTCGCAATGTTGTCGTCCGAGAGGACGTGGCCCGTCTCGAGGAAGTGGGCGGCCGAGAACGGGAAGTCGGTCGTCGTGTACGACAGCTCGCACGACGGGGCGACGGCCTTGAGGACTTCGAGCGAGGCGCCGACGACTTCGGGGCCGATGCCGTCGCCGGCGATGACAGCGAGTTTCATGGGGAGTGGGCAGTGGGCAGCAGGCAGTGGGCAGGACGCAAGGCAACCAGTTTACCGCGCGCGGACCCGCTTATCGACTGGCCCAAGGTAGTACGGACATTCCTACGCGACGCAGTCGCGCTTATCCCCCGCCCCCTTCAGGTGGAGGGGTTAGGGGAGGGGGCGACTCTGGTACCCGCTTCAACACCCTCCCCTAGCCCCTCCCTCTGAAGAAGGAGGGGGATGAAGGCGACTGCGTCGCCGAGGGGTGTCTAAAACGCCTCGTCCTACAACTCGACTACTCATCCCTTTACTGCCCACTGCCGACTGCCCACCGCCCACTATCTACTTCCCACCGCCCACTCTCACCTGCACCTCCTCCCCCACCACGCGCGTCTCGAACACATCGATCCCCAGCCGTGGGTTGTCGGCCCATTTGCCGTCGCTCAGGCGGAAACGCCAGCCGTGCCAGGGGCAGTAAACCTCGCCATCCTCAACGCAGCCGGCGCCGAGCGACGCCCCCTGGTGCGGGCACAAGTCGTCAATCGCCCGGTACTCGCCGCTAACCAAGAAGATCGCCACGAGGCGATCATCGACCACGACCGTGCGGCCTTGGCCCTCGGTGAGGTCGCCGACACGACAGACGGTGACGAACGAGTCGGACAAGCGAAGTGGGAAGGCGAAACCGGGAAGTGGTAAGTGGGAGAAGCGCCAGGGACGTTACTCGGTGGCGGCGGGCTCTTCGGTCGGGGTCGCTTCGGAATCCGTCTCCGTATCCACTTCCGCTTCTTCTTCGGCGTGGGCGCCGAGGGTGGGGGTTTCGTCTTTGCCGAGCTCGCGCATTTCGACGGCTTGCTTCATGCTGTTGACGATCTCGTTCTCGCCCATCTTGACGCGGATATCGACCGTCTGCAGCACACGCGATCGGAAGACGCGGCCCTTCTCGCGGTCGAAGAGGATCTCGCCCGTCGACTCCTTGGTGTCAAAGTCGATCGCCATCGGGCCCTTGTTCTCACCGAGTTCCATCTCGATCGCCGGCGTGAACGCTTCGTAGGTCTTGCCATCCACTTCGCGGACGCCGTCGTAGGTGTAGGTCGTGTGGACCTTCATCTTGCCGATGGCGGGCGAGGTCACCTCGGCGGTGGTTGTCCACTTGTCCCCGACGGCGAGCGGCTCGGTGGGGAACTTGAGCGACGCCTGCTGGCTCATCTGCTTGATCATGTCGCTCGAAACGGCGCCCCCCGGCAGGTTGTCGAGCGCCTTCGACAGCTCGTCGGAGAGGGTGACCTCGGTGATCTCGCCGGTGGGGAGCATCGTCATCTGGAAAGGGTGCGCGACCATCGCGTCGAACGCCGGCGCCACCAGGGCCGCCATCCCCGCGGGTGGGTCTTCGCTGTCGGAGTCGTACTTGAACTCCTGCCCGGCTCCCGCCTTGTTCTGCATGACGATCCGCTCGACCCGTTGCTCCACCACGGCGGCGCCATCCTCCGAAACGTCCTCG from Botrimarina mediterranea encodes:
- a CDS encoding lactate racemase domain-containing protein; the encoded protein is MNVTALRCGAPPEMTDTLPLERLRCEAVAPSVETIAKLAIDALQSPLGLPPLAQCVTPDDRIAIAVGHGLPAAGPLVAGAIAAFAAAGIDRRHIKVVTASVRDAVPLEEALSHEVASGVLVESHDPSGDDTLCFAGLAKGDKPLLVNRTVFEADVVLPISAEATTGDIAATDEAGGAYDGLFPDFFDRETIDRFRKVRTVNDASALGARQSARRAAADQAGWIVGAPLVLRAVPGPGGGVASVLAGDPEQVTAAAADVSREAWRTPLAEPADVVLAVISGGADQQTWSSVGKALSAAERLVRSGGVIAVWSELAEPIGERLALLTEADDPDELAAALAAESGDEALAAWRVLQALQNGPVFLRSLLDPDEVEPLGIAPVAGMEELQRLVNRFEDCTVLEEAQHVRFTDGANRQ
- a CDS encoding 3-isopropylmalate dehydrogenase; translated protein: MKLAVIAGDGIGPEVVGASLEVLKAVAPSCELSYTTTDFPFSAAHFLETGHVLSDDNIATLRAYDAILLGAVGGLPNDPRLAGGVIEKGILLKLRFEMDQYINLRPVTLYPGIETPLKNKTSEHIDFVCVRENTEDLYCGVGGFVRKGTPQEMSTQTMISTRFGVERCIRYAFELAKTRQRKHLTLVHKTNVLTFAGDTWHRAFQEVAAEYPGVETAYHHVDACCMYMVAKPEVYDVIVVPNMFGDIITDLGAAIAGGMGIASSGNLNPDGVAPGMFEPVHGSAPDIANQNVANPIATIDSLGLLLRETGRIKSNAAAIKAGECIGAAVRKVTPKFAGKNLDRSGYGTDEIGRMVIEAL
- a CDS encoding Rieske (2Fe-2S) protein — encoded protein: MSDSFVTVCRVGDLTEGQGRTVVVDDRLVAIFLVSGEYRAIDDLCPHQGASLGAGCVEDGEVYCPWHGWRFRLSDGKWADNPRLGIDVFETRVVGEEVQVRVGGGK
- a CDS encoding DUF6263 family protein, with the protein product MASPVLVASSARGAEPLVWKWQKGDAARYLMTQSMGMTIQAGAGGQAETSMQQDMLMDWAVEDVSEDGAAVVEQRVERIVMQNKAGAGQEFKYDSDSEDPPAGMAALVAPAFDAMVAHPFQMTMLPTGEITEVTLSDELSKALDNLPGGAVSSDMIKQMSQQASLKFPTEPLAVGDKWTTTAEVTSPAIGKMKVHTTYTYDGVREVDGKTYEAFTPAIEMELGENKGPMAIDFDTKESTGEILFDREKGRVFRSRVLQTVDIRVKMGENEIVNSMKQAVEMRELGKDETPTLGAHAEEEAEVDTETDSEATPTEEPAATE